In the genome of Bradyrhizobium arachidis, one region contains:
- a CDS encoding nucleoside deaminase, with the protein MAIESHHYDFMLEAIREAQDSIAQGGLPIGAVLTRDNKIIARGHNNRVQENNVILHGEMSCLRAAGAISFHDTVMYTTLSPCSMCAGALALFKVKLVVIGESVTFEGSKDILDKFGIPWIDLADDRSITMMKTWRSNPANERLWQGDIGN; encoded by the coding sequence GTGGCGATCGAATCCCATCATTACGATTTCATGCTCGAGGCGATCCGCGAGGCGCAGGACTCGATTGCGCAGGGCGGCCTGCCGATCGGCGCCGTGCTGACGCGCGACAACAAGATCATCGCCCGCGGCCACAACAACCGCGTGCAGGAGAACAACGTCATCCTGCACGGCGAGATGAGCTGCCTGCGTGCGGCCGGCGCGATCTCGTTCCACGACACCGTCATGTACACCACGCTGTCGCCGTGCTCGATGTGCGCCGGCGCGCTCGCTTTGTTCAAGGTCAAGCTCGTGGTGATCGGGGAATCCGTCACCTTCGAGGGCTCCAAGGACATTCTCGACAAGTTCGGCATCCCCTGGATCGATCTTGCCGACGACCGCTCCATCACCATGATGAAGACGTGGCGTTCCAATCCCGCCAATGAGCGCCTGTGGCAGGGCGACATCGGCAACTAA
- a CDS encoding DUF5076 domain-containing protein — MAGPKEQPLPPDVMTREDAVEILRVFVLDGGLSMAFQRAFEEPDMWGLLLVDLARHAARAYARESEYTEEDALNRILDMFQAEIERPTDTGTTTPRGKGH, encoded by the coding sequence ATGGCGGGCCCCAAGGAGCAGCCACTGCCACCCGACGTCATGACCCGCGAGGATGCGGTCGAGATCCTGCGCGTGTTCGTGCTGGACGGCGGGCTGTCGATGGCGTTCCAGCGGGCCTTCGAGGAGCCCGACATGTGGGGGCTGCTGCTGGTCGATCTCGCCCGCCACGCCGCGCGCGCCTATGCGCGCGAGAGCGAATATACCGAGGAAGACGCGCTGAACCGGATCCTCGACATGTTCCAGGCCGAGATCGAGCGTCCCACCGACACCGGCACGACGACGCCGCGCGGGAAGGGGCACTGA